One uncultured Jannaschia sp. DNA segment encodes these proteins:
- a CDS encoding ATP-binding protein, which yields MAAPPDLAHRAASRRWLPRSFYWRALLILIVPIIVLQLAVALMFLQRHYEDVTVQMTSNMSREIALVRARPELGESLGIAAVDGPEVTQIRPWDLSGRAMRERMAEMFPDLVAIDTVSDRRSVALRFADGTGLEFARSSVSASNPHQLLVLMFGVAIMMTAISLLFMRGQIRPIRRLARAAEGFGRGQDIAYWPTGSTEVRAAGTAFLAMRARIERHIEQRTLLLSGVSHDLRTPLTRMKLELSMMEGDEADALSRDVAAMERIIDTFLDFAREDAGDIRQATEVLALVREATEAASPSGGVVVAGDPVEADLFPDGMRRAVANLVGNAMSYGTRARVEVAATDGTIVVTVEDDGPGIPEDRRADAVRPFARLDTARTNTRGNVGLGLSIVRDVARAHGGSLRLGTSEMGGLKAEIILPR from the coding sequence ATGGCTGCGCCTCCCGATCTTGCCCACCGCGCCGCGTCCCGGCGCTGGCTGCCGCGCAGCTTCTACTGGCGCGCGCTCCTGATCCTGATCGTGCCGATCATCGTGCTGCAGCTTGCCGTGGCGCTGATGTTCCTGCAACGCCATTACGAGGACGTCACGGTGCAGATGACGTCCAATATGTCGCGCGAGATCGCACTGGTTCGGGCCCGGCCGGAGCTAGGCGAGAGTCTCGGGATCGCGGCGGTGGACGGGCCGGAGGTGACGCAGATCCGGCCCTGGGACCTGTCGGGTCGGGCGATGCGCGAGCGGATGGCCGAGATGTTCCCGGACCTTGTGGCCATCGACACGGTATCGGACCGCCGCAGCGTGGCGCTGCGCTTCGCCGACGGGACGGGCCTCGAATTCGCGCGGAGCAGCGTGTCGGCCTCGAACCCGCACCAGCTTCTGGTGCTGATGTTCGGGGTGGCGATCATGATGACCGCGATCAGCCTTCTGTTCATGCGCGGCCAGATCCGGCCGATCCGGCGGCTGGCGCGCGCAGCCGAAGGGTTCGGGCGGGGGCAGGACATCGCCTATTGGCCTACGGGGTCGACCGAGGTGCGGGCGGCGGGCACGGCGTTCCTGGCGATGCGGGCGCGGATCGAGCGACATATCGAGCAGCGGACGCTGCTGCTGTCGGGGGTGAGCCACGACCTGCGGACGCCGTTGACGCGGATGAAGCTGGAGCTGTCGATGATGGAGGGCGACGAAGCCGACGCGCTGTCGCGCGACGTGGCCGCGATGGAGCGGATCATCGACACGTTCCTCGATTTCGCGCGCGAGGATGCGGGCGACATCCGGCAGGCGACCGAGGTGCTGGCGCTGGTCCGCGAGGCGACCGAGGCGGCCAGCCCAAGCGGCGGGGTCGTCGTCGCGGGCGATCCGGTGGAGGCCGATCTTTTCCCCGACGGCATGCGGCGGGCGGTCGCGAACCTGGTCGGGAACGCGATGTCCTACGGCACGCGGGCGCGCGTCGAGGTTGCGGCCACCGACGGCACGATCGTCGTCACGGTCGAGGATGATGGCCCCGGCATTCCTGAGGACCGCCGCGCCGATGCCGTGCGCCCGTTCGCGCGGCTGGACACGGCGCGCACGAACACGCGCGGGAATGTCGGGCTGGGCCTGAGCATCGTGCGCGACGTGGCGCGCGCCCATGGCGGATCGCTGCGGCTCGGCACGTCCGAGATGGGTGGGTTGAAGGCCGAGATCATCCTGCCGCGCTGA
- a CDS encoding MBL fold metallo-hydrolase — protein sequence MTEDYRATPSGESRLRRIVAPNPSPMTQAGTNSYILGHDRLAVIDPGPAIPAHIEALYDAIGGRPVAAILVTHSHLDHSPAARPLAGRVDAPVLAFGPSDAGQSETMRRLPNLDGGEGVDHDFAPDARLSDGDTIAGDGWTLRAIHTPGHMANHLSFHWVEAAATFTGDTVMGWASTMISPPDGDLGQFMRSLDRLEALGAARFHPGHGDAVDAPGPRCAALRAHRRDREAAILAILETSNTVEGIVAAVYHDTPPALHAAAARNVLAHLIHLAERGAVAPDGPIGPDARWRRR from the coding sequence ATGACCGAGGACTACCGCGCGACGCCCTCGGGCGAAAGCCGCCTGCGCCGCATCGTCGCGCCGAATCCCTCGCCGATGACGCAAGCCGGGACGAACAGTTACATCCTCGGCCATGACCGGCTGGCCGTGATCGACCCCGGCCCCGCGATCCCGGCCCATATCGAGGCCCTGTACGATGCCATCGGCGGCCGCCCGGTCGCCGCGATCCTCGTCACCCATTCCCATCTCGACCATTCCCCGGCGGCCCGCCCGCTGGCCGGCCGCGTGGATGCGCCCGTGCTCGCCTTCGGCCCCTCGGATGCCGGCCAGTCCGAGACGATGCGCCGCTTGCCGAATCTCGACGGCGGCGAAGGGGTCGACCACGACTTCGCGCCCGACGCGCGGCTCTCGGACGGCGACACGATCGCAGGCGACGGCTGGACGCTGCGCGCGATCCACACACCAGGCCACATGGCCAACCACCTGTCCTTCCACTGGGTGGAGGCCGCCGCGACCTTCACGGGCGACACCGTGATGGGCTGGGCCAGCACGATGATTTCGCCGCCGGACGGCGATCTCGGCCAGTTCATGCGAAGCCTCGACCGGCTCGAGGCCCTCGGCGCCGCACGCTTCCATCCCGGCCATGGCGACGCCGTCGACGCCCCCGGCCCCCGCTGCGCCGCGCTGCGCGCACATCGCCGCGACCGCGAGGCCGCGATCCTCGCAATCCTCGAGACAAGCAACACGGTCGAAGGCATCGTCGCCGCGGTCTACCATGACACGCCCCCGGCCCTGCACGCCGCCGCCGCGCGCAACGTCCTCGCCCACCTGATCCACCTCGCCGAACGCGGCGCCGTCGCCCCGGACGGTCCCATCGGCCCGGACGCACGTTGGCGCCGCCGGTGA
- a CDS encoding tyrosine-type recombinase/integrase, which yields MALQTKIKHIDKRPNGVLRFRRRFPKDVAEALGEGFLQVHIRNTEGLAFHREYQEVMAEFDRMVRQTREELQRHGNDHRTTQQKWHDALITRAGLTSNVVGLDPDDPETGRMIFETMRTKPDPMLTKALLDPEAPAPKVTLMDAFKLYRQDKRIEEGSKQGVDLSRVSARVEAALGDPDKVALEDMTVDHRRRYLDHMLNAKKADGTTIALGSAKRETNIVVAVVNHALKEMDIAAMNRFADLPWPKEQKLAVDKKLPLPDDLVSSIEARLSENLRPLWVLLRGTGMRLGEAVGLVTDDIVLDGETPHVLIRPNSIRTVKTASSVRSVPLVGEALRAVREALEGAPLGFPIFPRYGRPRGADAASAALMKVVRDVTPDTRFTVHGLRHRVSDKLRDAGAPVEVRYGFLGHANQAVAETTYGSPKARLKEFQKWAVKAAL from the coding sequence ATGGCCCTGCAAACGAAGATCAAGCACATCGATAAGCGACCGAATGGGGTGCTTCGTTTTCGTCGCCGCTTCCCTAAGGATGTCGCTGAGGCGCTGGGCGAAGGGTTCCTGCAAGTGCATATCCGCAACACGGAGGGGCTGGCCTTTCATCGGGAGTATCAGGAGGTCATGGCCGAGTTCGACCGGATGGTCCGACAGACCCGTGAGGAGCTACAGCGCCACGGCAACGACCACCGGACCACCCAGCAGAAGTGGCATGATGCCCTGATAACTCGTGCAGGCCTCACCTCAAACGTCGTTGGGCTGGACCCGGATGACCCTGAGACGGGCCGGATGATCTTCGAGACCATGAGAACCAAGCCTGACCCGATGCTGACCAAGGCTCTCCTCGACCCTGAGGCCCCTGCACCCAAGGTCACCCTCATGGACGCCTTCAAGCTCTACCGGCAGGACAAGCGTATCGAGGAAGGCAGCAAGCAGGGCGTGGACCTGAGCCGTGTGTCTGCCCGTGTAGAGGCTGCTCTGGGTGACCCCGACAAGGTGGCCCTAGAGGACATGACCGTCGATCACAGACGCCGCTATCTCGACCACATGCTCAACGCCAAGAAGGCTGATGGCACCACCATCGCTCTGGGGTCTGCCAAGAGGGAGACGAACATCGTGGTGGCCGTCGTCAACCACGCCCTCAAGGAGATGGACATCGCGGCGATGAACCGGTTCGCTGACCTCCCATGGCCCAAGGAGCAGAAGCTGGCGGTGGACAAGAAGCTGCCCCTACCGGATGACCTTGTGTCGAGCATAGAGGCCCGCCTGAGTGAGAACCTGAGGCCCCTGTGGGTGCTGCTGAGAGGCACCGGGATGCGCCTTGGAGAGGCCGTGGGTCTCGTCACAGACGACATCGTCCTCGACGGAGAGACCCCTCATGTCCTCATCCGCCCCAACTCCATCCGCACCGTGAAGACAGCTTCAAGTGTCCGTTCTGTGCCCCTCGTCGGAGAGGCCCTGAGAGCCGTCAGGGAGGCCCTCGAAGGTGCCCCGTTGGGTTTCCCTATCTTCCCCCGCTATGGCCGTCCTCGTGGCGCTGACGCAGCCTCTGCAGCCCTGATGAAGGTGGTGAGGGATGTCACCCCCGACACCCGGTTCACCGTCCATGGTCTCCGTCACCGAGTGAGCGACAAGCTGCGTGATGCTGGGGCACCTGTAGAGGTCCGTTACGGCTTCCTCGGGCATGCCAATCAGGCCGTCGCTGAGACGACCTACGGGTCACCGAAGGCGAGGCTCAAGGAGTTCCAAAAGTGGGCTGTGAAGGCTGCCCTGTAG